The following nucleotide sequence is from Ornithodoros turicata isolate Travis chromosome 2, ASM3712646v1, whole genome shotgun sequence.
TGCATTGTCACAAAGAATAGACCCTTTTCGGAAGTAAATGCTCAGGAGTAAATTAATGTCACAGAGTcgagaccgcatttcacgctctgttctaacgCTACCAGGTACAGAATTCGTGttcatgcatgaaaatactttgaatcaaaccgccAACCGTGATatctcgagtgatataaaatcttgcgacatacatagagCACACGTAGgtctgttgcattcggaagactatttgcgaagttcagtgacaatttccAGTCCTAGGGAGTAAATGTTAGGGGacaaaaatggggagtaattgcagtctaggggactagaagcttcaattactccccattttactccttttttccttaAGCTGTACACGAGTGGCGCTTGCGTGACTTCCTGTTTCTCGAATAGCCAGTGCTGGCGTCTACGAGGGGCAAAGGGGGTATAACCACCCCTTCTGAGCACACCTGTTGGAGGGCCGCCAAAAATGCGATACGAGTTTCAGATACGAAGTCGCCGCTTCAGGACGAACAAAGAGGGAACAAAATGAAGAATACAGcgggcgggggagggggggggggctagagCAAATTTCCAACTTGTCCCCCTGTAGGCGAAAAGTAGACGCCGGCCCTGCGAATTGCCTCGTTCCGTATCCAATGAGCGTCTCTAGTGTTGCATATGTGGTTCACCCTTGAGAGGACCCTCTTCGCCATCTTGGTTTCTAGGTATTATGAAGCTTGTAAGCGCCAAGCATGTGTGTGTTGACGGACTGGCTCTTTGTTCTATCCCGCACGCTCTCCCCGAAGGCAACCTACCCTTTAGCGTTGAAGTGGGGGCATGCATTCCAAAGTGTATGCCCAtgttaaaggacaacggaagcgaaatttgtcatTTGCAAGAAAGggtccgaacaaggtgtaaTTCTTACGTAGTATTATGGTGCCACAAGTATTTTGCAAATACGGTGTACAGATGGGCATAATTTTGAGGATTATGAGTCCGCTGGGCCGCCCGCCCGACACGAACGTCCATGGAGCGCGCCCGCTGTCGCAGAGCATTGTGGGAGAATCTGATgagcgcgtgacgtcagatGTCCTCGAGCTCCATCGGCGGCTCCCAGGTGAACGGGATAAACGCGGCGAATTCCGAGCAACGTCTCAAAATGTTCGATttggagatctcgtggaagtctgaaggcgatatCTCCGACGAGAGATCGGTTCTTACTTACATTTcttcttctccccccccccccccacacacacatacactgcCGGAATCAGACGTACGCGGAAACGCCAAGTAAAGTGAAGGTTTGTGCCTTCCGTTACcgtgaaaatacagaagggATCGCTCCTTATTTCAgcctgatgtacttcgttgATTGAAAGGCTAATCAGCATCTCCGAATTTgtgttgaaccattcgtcaacaaaATGTGCCGCACACTACTTGTCCTGTTAATTAGCCTAGGTGCGCTTTGTTGTAACTTCTAAAAACGCGCGTAGCGCCAGCAAGCGCGTATCGTGTCAACCTGTGAAGCGGCATTAGATTCAGTGCCCTTTTAGAATTTGACACATCACACGCTTGCTGGCACTACGCGCGTTTTTCAAGGCAGTTGGTTTCAAGGTCGTTTATCGTACCTTCTATGCTGAACACAAACAATGCCAATAAACTGGGACGCTACACCATGGGTACATGGGTACGCTATACATGGGTATGGCGCCGTCGACGCCAAGGAGCGGTGTCATTCGTTTGCCCAAAACTGTGCTCTTGCGGACATTTGACCTTAACTGCGCTGCCGTTAATTTCTTTCACAGACCATAGCCGTTCCCATGATGATGGATGGACGAAATTTCACCGCCATTCTCAGTACCATGTTCCGGCTCTCGTACCGTGCCAGATACCACACAGTTCTGAAGGTGCGCCTGGAGACGAGCGACAACGATACCACTATGGTCCACATCGGGAAAGGCGGAACCTTGCAAGATCACTTCTTTGGAACGCATGACCAAGCAGAGATCCGTGCATTCTTGTCCACCATTATCGGAACCATAACCTCCACCACCATCAATGACAGCATAGTTACCGAAACACTTGAACTCGATGGCACGCTGAATCAGGCACTCTCGAGTAGCAGCGACGGCGTAAGGTCGTATAGCATACAAGTAGGAGACATGCAGCAAGAGTGCGCAATCATATCGGCGCAAGAGTGGCTCAACATGATAAAAAGCAACGTTCCCCGATGGCTTCCCTCGACAGTGAGAAGCTTTGTGCGATTAACGAGCTTCAACCGAACATGCACTGCCTTATATACACTACATGGGGCACCTGACAAAGTTCGTGCCGTCTACGTAGCCACTCACTTAGCACTGAACCTCCTGAAGTACGCCTTCCATCACGGCAGTCAATTGCCGAAACCGGCTGATACATGTTTCCAACTTACGGCGGAGATTTTCTCTCCTGTCTGGGGAATGGTACTGGGAAGAATTTTTTTGACAGCACAGGCCAGCCGACGAGTCGATGCTTTATTCTCGCAGTTGATCGAGAAGTTGACGGGCGTAATGAATCGAAGTCTTTGGCTCTCTGTCGATGACAGGATCGCGGTCAACGGCATGCTGAAGGAAGCCGTCCTCAAAAGTTTCAGCAAAGGACTGCATGCAGACATCAGCTGCACACGCATCAATTTTGCCGTGAAGCTCATTGCCAGCGACTTTGTTGCGAACTTCGTTCGAGTGAGCTTGAAAGCGCCTGGCTCATGCGACGACTTCGCATTTCGCAAGGAAGAATGGACCTACGAGGCCCTTCAAAAGGCATCCACCATAGCATATGTCATGGAATCTCGGGCTCTTGTTCTTCCAACGGCCTATCTAGCTCCACCTACGTTCTATCCAGAACTCTCCGAAGCGCTTGTGAATACCGCACCGATCGAAACCTTGTTAGCCACGGCACTGTTGAAGGAGGTTTTATTTCGTGGGCCCAGCATGGGAGACCTTCGGCCAGTCGGTGAAAATTGGTGGATGACAAGAACAACGACGAACTTCCTCCGACTGGAGAAGTGCTACTTGGAGCAATTGAGTATTTACTACGCGTATGTTCGGAATCCCGCTTGGAGTACGCAGTATTACGGTATTTTCACGTCGATACTGACGCTACAAGCTGTGCACGAGATTCAGGAAGCGGGCGCAAGGGCCGGACGGGAAAGGTATGAGCTTCAACGTGCTTTCTTCAGCAGATTCTGTCTACCGTACTGTCCCGGAAACTACGATGCTGATGCTCAGGAAAGTCGAATGTACTCTTGCCTTCTACCGGTGATGAACGATGAACTGTTTCATGAGACATTCAACTGCAGTCGTATGTCGCGTATGACACCGAAAGAGAAATGCGAATTCTAGGATATTTCTCAATTATACATTCTTAGCCTCATAAGTATATCCAGAACTACTGCCTGCTGTGGGCCACAGGAGTGATTGATAATTCGTTACGGCAGTATAAAAtaaatttatttacaaacatcaATATTTCAGCGGGAGGCACTTAAAaggaaagctaaaatgtatctGTACAACTGTACGCAAACAGAGCACACTCAATGGTAAAACATGTAAAGCGTTAGCAGCAGCTCAGGGATGCACCTGCAAAGGCCTTTGGCTGTAAAATATAGCTTGTAATGACATGACTCAAATCACTTCAGGGGCGTTTTGAGTTAGACATCCCGCAGACTGTTGACGATGCCAATAAGGGATTTCGCCGCGTCTGATGGTCCTAGCGTTTCGGCCAGCAACTGGGCTTCCTGGATGTAGTAGCCAAGCATGACTTGTATCCTGTCCAAGATGTCCCCGGAGACGATTTCGGAATGCACCTGGCAGGAAGACGACAAAATGCAGGTACACATTCAGTGAACTGCACACTGCTCTATATCCATGACACTGCGTCTTCGCTGCCAATTTCGCTCGTTATCTTCATGTGCAGTTTCGCAGCATTGTGTGTCCTATAGACGAGAAACTCTCACAGTGCTTGCCAGTTCTTTCTCATTGTTTCACATGCATATCGCTTCGCTGCATATCTCCAGATATCTTGGTAGGAGATCAATCAACTATGCTTTCTATTTTCTTGAGGTGTTAACGTTCGAATGCACAAATGAGGTGGTATTTTTCAGACGGGATGCGAAATAGCCATAATAATAAAATTCGCCTATAGCCTATACAACGGTTACCTGTTTTATTCATTAAGCAACCAACAATCTCGAATGAGAGGTTTGGTTGTAAAAGTCGTCCGATATTCATTTCAACGTCACCCTCAACGTTAACAATGGGAAACTAAACTAACTGGATCCGTGAGGTCAGTTATAGGCATGTAGCTCGAGCATCACAATGTCACATTAGTCAAGTGTTCTGCATGGTACCATCGTAACGCTGAAAAAGCCTTCCATATAGCCACCTACTTGAACCTGCGAAGTACTCAAAtaggtaattggagtagatttgcAAGTAAGGTGTGTCAAGTACTGCGCGCTGTTCGAAAGTACGCATACTATGCATATCGGAGCGCTATGGTCTGTAGGGAGCATCACATAGTTACGTTAAGTTACGCTAAAGTTAGGTTTTTGACTCAACCTTCGTTCCGACCACGGAAGGAAAGTGAAAGCAAAGAGTATAGAGCGTCGCGAATGTGTGCGTACATCctggggcggatccaggattttgcTGAGAGGGAGGTCCAGCCTTAGCCAGCATTGCAGATACACGATCTAGGTCAAGTAAACACGACGCACGAAAAGTAACACTCAACAAAAATAACACCGAAGTTAGCGCAGTGGTTTGTCTTGGCTATCCAGTGTCCCCTCTGTCGCCCATATGGACCGTTGGATGACTGCGAATATTCTTACCTTTGAGAATTTGAGTTGATCCACTTTGCCGTCTTGCACTGACTTTAACAACTCCGGATGTGTCTCCATGTGTAGCACAACCGGGAGACTTGTGACATCATAGTTAATGCCCGACGAAAACGATGTGTCCAGGAACTGCTTCGTTTCGTGGTAGGTCTGCATAGGATATCAAAGGACATGAACTCACGTGTCGTGTAAACAAGTCTCGTTTTTGAAAAATCTTATATTCTTCAGGCGAAAAGAGAAGCCCTTTAGCCGCACGTAGTGCACGAATTTATAACTCAAACGTCGTATACTACCAGCACTGGACAACTGTTTCGGcgttattgggccatcgtcagcagtgcgttTGAGTAGGTGTCGCCAGAGGACCACGTAGAACATGTCCTCCCATCAGTGTGAGGCTCAGGGTGACAGACAACATAAAGTCTGTGGCACGAATATCAACTAAAATGCAACAACACGGCTGAAATTATTGTAGGATATAATATATTGTAGGATTCCTACCCCATCGGACTTGCTACCTTTCGTAGGGGTAGGAATTGACATTGATCATTGCTCGAAGTCCTGCTTCATTCATCATGCAGGGTATCGGGAtccatcatacacaatattttcgCTGACATATGTCTTGTGACTGCGCAATTAAATTTACAAAAACTTCCTAAAGAAGCAGCCGTGAGAGAGGGGGCGCGACTTTTCAGGTCCTGTCCGATTTCCTGGCGTGACATAATGAGGTTCGTGTGACGTAGCACCGGCGCGAGGTCAATTTACTGAAAATTCGTCCGCTGCGGACGCTGTGTGGCCCTACTTGTGGAGGACTTTCCATATTACGGAATTACGTCGGCATTACGGTATTACGGAATTACGTGGCACGGAATTACGAATTACTACTGAGTTGATGGGTTTCCATAGTATGCGCACGCGCTACAGATTAGCTATAGAGCATCATTCTTACGTCAGAGCACATCGTATTTGCTAGTCAATATGCCgcagcaaaaaatgaaaagaaaagaaaagagctgACCTTCACCCTTCTTTAATATAACCACACTATACCGTCACTAAATATATGACGATGGCAGAATTTACCTGAAACGCAAGTGCAATGTGTTTCCCTAGCTCATATGCTCTGTCTTGCTCTTGTTGACTGAGCCCGCTAACCATGGTGGCAGCTCTGTATCCAGATGCCAAAAGACTACAGGTCTTGAGGTTTGTCTTGGTCTCCCACCACATAGCATCGACAGCATCCACCTGCCTGAGATCACTTTCGAAATAGGAGCGAACGTAGTCCTCCACTGCTGTCCCGAAGATGTGCAACATCTGCAAAAGGCCTTGCATGTCGTTACGggattaactttttttttctatttttttctattttttctttcgCAAAGGGTAAGGGTAGCACATACGGGCATTCCACCTGGGTCGCACTCACGCTCAGTCGTTGGTTGTGCAGCGGTTGCACATTCTGCGCTTTCTGACGCTTTTTCAATAGCGCTACAAAATGACCCGCTGTTAGCTGTGTACATAAAAATACCAGGATATGCCAGATGCACCCAAAACAGAAAGGCGGAGCAGTATTCAGGCGGCGGAACAATTCTCAAACGAATTTATAGCCCGAATTAATTTTCCAATCGAATTTTAATTATAGGATTTGTTAATATTTCCCCAATTTTGTTAGTCTTGAGTTTCTCGCACTGTGTCACACGTTAGTGTTAGCTTCGGACGTTGTAAAATACTactcttactcaaggaacatcAGGACTAACCACAGGAATTCCAATGTTCGTTGTTGTCTGGAAGGCTTTGGAGAAGAAAAAGTCGCCAGCTAGAACAGTCATCTTGTTGCCCAACTCCAGATCGTCCAGCACAACGGAATCGAGGCTGGTCCTCTCGGCGACAGAGACATCTACAGCCGAAGCATGGATAGTCTGCGCTGCGTGGAACTCCTCAGTGGCATTGATGACCAGCTGTTGCCGTTTTAGAATGACTTCCGGACTCTCTGTCTGTTCCGGTGCTATGCCTGATGCCTTGATGAACAGCGACACCAACAGACCTCGCGTCTGGATATTGGCGCTTTGTTGAAACAGGAGCTGTCTGAGCGAGAGAAGGACGTCCTGTTAGTTAATTCTGCTTTAAAGAACACTTATGATTAGACGTGAAGGAAGTGACTCAGGATGAgtgccgccgatatttcaaacagtGTGTGATATTCTTCTGGGCACCAAAAGTGTCGaagtctgttcgaaatattggtgGCTTTCGTCCTgctcctgaggcacttcccttcacatTTCCTTGCCGGTACGCTGGAGTTTCTACCCTTCTGCTTATGAGTTCGTTCGTgatggatttttttttatttcgtgttagcgccgcggtgcaactgtggctatgagcgaggtACAGATGGGGACAGATGGAAGGAAGGgtaggaaggagtgagggacaggggggttagtatgcgtcctgggccgactttgggggcaactgtgccgacatacgcctggaaagtcttcggaaaacccaggggaaacatcagacagcacagccggtggcggGATTCGAACGTATCGCCTCCCAGTATTCAGCACGactttggctaccaccaacgagcgggatgccttaacccgctcggccaatGCGCTGGTCCGTTCGTTCGTGATGGACAACCCCAGATGACAAGATTGTGAAGTAATGAGATGCACACATAGTGAAATTCGGATCAAATTCCCGAAGCAAATAGGCAGTGCAGTTGCGGAGTTCGACGACAACGTTTTCGAAGCTCATGAGGAGCACCATGAACGTTGAGGCGCGGAGCGGAAAAATTCCACTACGTTTGACAACAATGCTAACGCGGACGCACAGATGAACCCTGGAAATTAAACTTATCCATTAAATTTATCCATCGTCACTGTGCTTGGTAAATGTCTGTTAGTAGATCTCTTAGACTGCTGCGAAAACAAACGTAGAGGATAATGGAGAACACTGCTCTCTAGCAGATGACGACGGACAGGCTGCGTAAGCAACTTGCGTTTTAATTTCACGGTACAATACTTACCACACGCGCAGTTCACTTTGCCTCTTCACTCTCTCTGCATTCCAGAGATGAGTATACTTGTACACAAGCAACTTTCCGCTGCCCCGTTCGCAATGGCTCTCCGCCGAATCTCGGTCAAGACGAAGCTGTTGTAGACTTACGTTTCCGCATTCATACCGTCGCAACCGTGAATTAAGGTCAAAAGTCCCCTCAGCCAAGAAAGTCATTGCCAGCCAACACTTCCCGATCAAACAATCCTGGCCCACTTTCTCTTCTAGGCAGGGGTTCATTGACCCCTGACGTACAaggtataccccccccccccctttcccacACCTGTATCAATGCGGGGTATGCAACTCGCCATAAATGTGATGAGACACCGATATTTTGCGTGAACTAGCCTGGACCTCCGGGTTTTCGCATTGGAAAAAAGGTTCCCTCACCAGAAACGGGATCGGCCTGCTGTCAAGCATGGAAGATTGATAAGGTGTTTCATTCCCAGGCTTGCTGTTCCTCTCTGTAAAGCCCCGGCGATATTTTTAAATCATAGCTTGCCGTGGCACGACGCACACACTTCAAGTTTTAACCGACAGGAAAAGAAAGATACAGAGCACCGGCATCATTCATGACGTCAAACCTGAAGTCCTCTAAATGAACATAACCTGTTTCGATAGTTCCATatctgtgttttcttttctttttccactTTTGCAGAATAGGTATTGTACTGTCCAGATATGTTCACGTatgctttcttctctttttcggATGAGCATCGATAATATACTACAGGAATCGCTGTACTGACGTGTTACTGCGAAAGTGTTCATTGCTACCTCCTCTTCTATGTGTCTATGGACACTTCAAGTTGCTTTTTCTTTGACGTCCGCCATCCGTAGAGGGgaaatgaagaaataaaattagcatATTCCGGTTGCTATATAACACcgtaaaaataaagaaaaatcgATGTCCTATATCTCACAGATAGAAGTAGCACAAATGCTGTGACATCTATACAGCGACAACAAATCACAGCATGGGGCTCGATCGCCAAAATCTCACTTTGGAATGGACGCACCCACCGCAACATGTGTCAAATGCAGTTTTAAATTGTGTTTGGTAACGCGGTCCGGCTCCGGTGAACGTAGACGGAAGCATGAGAAGTTGGGAGCTGCCGATAATTAGAACAGAAGCTGTTCTTCTACTGGGCCCTTCCTTCCCACCTGTGGCTCTTGCTTCACTCAACTTCAGAGCGAGGTCGTGAACAGAAATCATACATGCAGAGGTTTTTCTGGTCCTCTCAGTTTTGATCAGCCCTTGGACTAAAACGTATGGTCCTGGATGTTCCTTTATACATATAAACTTGTATCGCCACAGCTAGAGGCTAATGCAAAAGACAAGTTTCTATACTTAAGAAGCAGCGGTACCATCCTCCTACCTCCTTTTCATCATGCAGCCTGTGCTGCTATAGGGACAGCTAGAGATCGGTTCCTCACGGGGCTACTAATTCAAGGACAGTGAAAACCTCGCCCCAGCGTGCAAGAACAGACTGTCCGCAACTGAAGAGAACGCCAGTGGGAGCGTCTTCAGGAAGAGAAAAATATGTACCGATTACATTTGCCGTTCTGTTATTTTATCTTCTATTTACTTTTAATACATAACGAAACACGCGTGTCGAGCACCTATAGttatacgccccccccccccccccgcatgcCTCAGTACTTTCAACCAGTGATggcaagtagttaactacttgcagaaatgtagtggcaactatactagttaaactactatttcgagtagttaactacagtagttaggttacggcaggcgccaactacttcctattttgccgcaagctttacggcacgattgtgcttccgacttttaccttgagctacttgtttgatgagaaggGAGGTGCAGAGgaatttgtgccgtgcatgtgtgctaaaccttcacttttatcactgtttgtgattcatatttaggtgtccaagaacactatagaatgggattggtgttgatggacaacgttaagtagctATAAATATacttaaaatacattgcagtagttaaagaagtagttttaactaccttccctgaaaagtagttgaactactagttaaactactccatcgcgaagtagttatagttaaactactgtagaagtagttagtggccatcactgctttcAACTATTACAATAGTTTGTGCGATAGCTTCATACTGAAAAATTGACGCACGTATCGTCACGTCATTATCTGAATACTATTACCTGCAATATTAACGCATGGTCTGGGCAGACGGTAGCGAGAGTATCAACACCGATTATTTTCGCTTTGTATATAGAACGACCTGCTATGATTCAAAACAGGcgaaaaatataataaaaaaaggttTGGCCGGCAGCATTCTGGGGTTGTTTCGCGGTCTGCACCTTTGGACACTTGAAGGAATCCGAAAAGAAGCGTGTCTACAGCATTCGCCTTGTCGTTGCCTTCTAACTCCATGCCTCCGTGAACCACTAACCAGAATCCTACCGCAGGAAATATGCTCTCACCTCATCTGAAACGGTCTTATCGGGGAACAATATGTTAAGGAGCGTTCAACATGCGTGGATTCAGTGATTCAAGAAAATGTCCGCCCATGCATTGATCAAGGTAGAGAAACGAACGGTTCTGTAACGCAGCGGCAGCGAGCAGTCAGGACATTGCAGAACGACTGACTACGCAGATTATCTTACTTTACGTTAATGGGCCTCGACGTACGTAGCATAGCCTTGAGGCTGACAAAAGGAGGAACGGGAGGAGAGCAGAATAATCACATATCCTCGTGCTTATAAACCAGGTTTCCGGAGGCGTGAAACTGTGCCATCCTGAGCCACTGTGTCACTAGTGTTTACCATGCGGATACAAGCTTCAGCTAAGGAACCGTCAGACCGTCAGCTTTAGGAATGTAAACTATGCAACCTATTCAAACGCAATTAAATCATCCTCCATTGCAGATCCATCGACAGTCACCTTGTTGGAATGCAAACCGTTGCTAATACAAATATCCAATTCGAGTCATCTACCCTCTTTGTTGACGCATAGCGCAGAGAATTGCTGGAATTGTATTGAGGACTCATTTGAAGATGCTATTTGTAGACTACACCCTAACATTGAAATAACCGTATACACAAACACGCATGACTGATCCCCCAAACAGGATACAGTTTGAAAATCACTtcaaggcacacacacacaaaaaaaagagaaagaaagcgtGTTGAAGTGTTTTCCTTGTCGGTTCGTACACGTTCGAACTCAGACAAAATCTAGAAGGGAAGAATAGCATGAAAGGGGCTCTAAAGTGTTTGGTGTTTATGGGTCCCATAGGCTACTGGGAACAGGTCTATTCTGTACTCAATGCTCATTATTTCGAATACACTCGTAATGCAACGTGAAGAATAACAAGTGCGCGCTATTTCGCGATGCGCGCTAGTTGTGAGGTGTGTGCAATGAAGAGTTTCACGTCGAAATGACGAATGGATACGTCGTAATGACGAAATGTCCCATCTGCAAATGGAGAAAACGTATGAATTTTTTCCCCCAATAATTGTCTCACTAGATACCGTATTTTTTGTCTGGAATAGCGTTGTGGAACGTACAATGCAAGAGATGAACTTCATAATCACATAACAGCGCTATTATGACCGTCCCAGCACTGCTCTAGCTTCTGTTTCGCACGCATCTGCTATGTGATACTGTGATACGTACTGCTCCGCTCACCAACGACATGACCATGtaggttaaggcgtcccgctcgttggtggtagccattGTCGAGCTGAAGTCTGGGAGGTGgtgcgttcgaatcctaccaccgactgtgctgtccgaagttttccctgggttttccgaagacttcccagacgaatgtctgcacacaCTTCACCTAGGAAGTTGGCTCCGGAAGCATACCAACTTCCCTGTCACCCattcattcctgctgtcctctctgcatttgtccacatgtgtacgccgctcatagccacagttgcttcgcggcgctaaaacaAAATCAAAAATTAAAATCTGCCCCGCTCGCAGTTGATACGTAGGGCATCTCGCGGTGACTGTGTAGCGCCCGTTCCGTGCAGTTTCGTTTGTCGAGGATTGCCTGTAGTATTCTAAAAGCGAGGATTGCCTGTAATGTCTGTGTTTGATTACGTTGACGCGCTGATTCTGTAGCTGTTATCTTGTGTGGCGGTTTAACGAAAGCTTCCGCTACTAGAGAATATGCATATGACATGCGTCCCGGCGAGGTGTACCCTACGCGTTACAGCCAAGTCGAAGCTCCCCTCGAACCGCAtgaatggaccttttccgagTAAGCACATGCGCAGGCTCAGCCACGGCTGACATGTTTTGGGGTAGTTGCGCAGACGTTCGAGACAGACACTTGACGACGCTTTGTACTCTCAACCAGTACAAGTACAAccctctttcactctttcctcattctttttgcaatcttctcttgctacttccCCACGcgacgtgccagtccgaaaagtgcCCCTTGCCCATTTGGGGTCAAAACACGACGTCTTGCATTCCCACGCCAGGGACGACACGTACTGGTCCATTGGAAGAAGAAATGCGGGAAGGGGCAGTTCCCGCAATATATTTCCTTTGACAATAGACCATTTCGGCAATTTCTCCAGCGGCTTGCCGCGGCGTTTTTCCGAAGTCCGAGCCGAGTAGACATTCAGCGATGGGCGACGGAAGAGGCGGGGGCGACGAGCACTAGTGGCCAATCAGGGATTAACCTCGGGTTTGGTTCATCCGGTCGCCCCAGTTTTCCGGAGACCCCACAGATGGCGGCATGCAGAATTGCTCAGACTGCTCGAGTGGATCGCGTTCGGCAGAAGATCAGAGGAACTGCGGATGCTGGGCAGGGCTCTactatgcattgaacagtcgctttcaaattattttggacaaatgcatggtacgatcatctgcatgactgtggtcctacagcccaagtttgacagtagaGGATGTAACACGCTGCGCCGGACTcgctaccagaacgtgttggtggccgagctgtgTGGGgccacctgagaaatttcaggggggggggggttgcgaaaatgcaggga
It contains:
- the LOC135385616 gene encoding all trans-polyprenyl-diphosphate synthase PDSS2-like, whose translation is MASATRVFGRRLAAKNAGPGARGYATPVAAAAAPSALRLNRAIRHAEKVTGYTTGRMSEKLMNLGELQTFLGTVSKMMGTQHPIVESVKQLLFQQSANIQTRGLLVSLFIKASGIAPEQTESPEVILKRQQLVINATEEFHAAQTIHASAVDVSVAERTSLDSVVLDDLELGNKMTVLAGDFFFSKAFQTTTNIGIPVMLHIFGTAVEDYVRSYFESDLRQVDAVDAMWWETKTNLKTCSLLASGYRAATMVSGLSQQEQDRAYELGKHIALAFQTYHETKQFLDTSFSSGINYDVTSLPVVLHMETHPELLKSVQDGKVDQLKFSKVHSEIVSGDILDRIQVMLGYYIQEAQLLAETLGPSDAAKSLIGIVNSLRDV